One genomic window of Niveibacterium sp. SC-1 includes the following:
- a CDS encoding LysE family translocator codes for MGASQLLLFLPAALLLAIAPGPDNLAVLSLGLARGRNEALGFAIGCAAGCLNHTLLAALGVFAILRAHPEALTALQYLGGAYLVWLGWRALRGGEPTLGAESAAALGFRAQLRRGLIANAINPKVGLFFLAFLPQFLTPGGWPESFQILVLGGLFALTAALVFSILACGAAPIGRWLRRKPAVARRLDHVCGFCFIALGLRLALGDMVRHG; via the coding sequence ATGGGCGCGTCACAACTCCTGCTCTTCCTGCCCGCCGCACTGCTCCTGGCCATCGCGCCGGGTCCCGACAACCTTGCTGTCCTGAGCCTCGGGCTCGCCCGCGGGCGCAACGAAGCCCTGGGTTTCGCGATTGGCTGTGCGGCCGGCTGTCTCAATCACACCCTGCTCGCGGCGCTCGGCGTCTTTGCAATCCTGCGCGCCCATCCGGAAGCGCTGACCGCCCTTCAGTACCTCGGCGGCGCCTATCTGGTCTGGCTGGGCTGGCGGGCCCTGCGTGGCGGAGAACCCACGCTTGGCGCGGAGTCCGCCGCGGCGCTCGGGTTCCGCGCACAACTGCGTCGGGGCCTGATTGCCAATGCGATCAATCCGAAGGTGGGCCTGTTCTTCCTCGCCTTCCTGCCGCAATTCCTGACACCCGGCGGCTGGCCGGAGTCGTTTCAGATTCTCGTGCTCGGCGGGCTTTTCGCCCTGACCGCAGCGCTCGTCTTCTCGATTCTGGCTTGCGGCGCCGCACCGATCGGCCGCTGGCTCCGACGCAAACCGGCCGTCGCCCGCAGGCTGGACCACGTCTGCGGCTTCTGTTTCATTGCGCTAGGCCTGCGCCTGGCGCTGGGCGACATGGTCCGCCATGGATGA